The nucleotide window GAGCTGACGGCCGAGGAGGAGGAGCTTTCCCGCTGGCGCAGCGGGCTTCACGCGCTGCACCGGCGGTTTACCAAGCCGTACCGCGCGATCCGGCGGCGGTTCCTTAAGACGCAGCATCAGTCCGGCCGGCTGGTCAGCCCCAGCGCCGCGATGGAAGACCACCACCAGCCCGAAAAGGCAACCTGGCGGCAGGATTGACCGGTTGTGTGGCACGGGCGTCTCGCCCGTGCTCTTGGGTGGCATGGCCGTCTCGGCCATGCTCTTGGGTGGCATGGCCGTCTCGGCCATGCTCTTGGATTTCCAGGGCCGGGGATGCATGGGCGAGACGCCCCTGCCACAAAGACGGGGAGCATGGGCGGGACGCCCATGCCACAAAAATGAAGGCAATGGTCCTCAACGCGATCGCGCCAATCGACAGCAGCCCGCTGACGCTGACGGACGTGTCCGATCCCCAACCCGGGCGCGGGCAGGTTCGCCTGCGGGTGAGTTGCTGTGCGATCTGCCGCACCGATCTGCACGTCATAGAAGGCGAGTTGCCACAGCAAAAGCTGCCCATTATTCCCGGCCACCAGATCGTCGGGCGCGTCGATGCAATGGGCGAGGGCTGCACGCAGTTGACGCTCGGGCAGCGTGTGGGCGTGGCATGGCTGCGGCACACGTGCGGGCAGTGCGAGTTTTGCACCTCCCATCGCGAAAACCTCTGCGGCGACCAGCGATTCACCGGCTATCACGAAGATGGCGGCTATGCCGAACTTGCAGTGATTGACGAAGATTTCGCCTACGAGATCCCCGACGGGTTCGCCGACACCCAGGCCGCCCCACTGCTGTGCGCGGGCATCGTCGGCTACCGGGCGCTCAAGCGGGCGAACCTGCCGTCCGGGGGCACGCTTGCGATCTACGGATTCGGCAGCAGCGCGCACGTGATCTTCCAGATCGCGAGGCACCGCGGTTGTCGCGTGTTCGTGGTGACGCGAGGAGCTTCGCACGCGCAGCTCGCGCGTGACATGGGCGCCGCATGGGCGGGCGCATCTGCGGCCGACATGCCCGAAAATGTCGACAGCGCGATCGTCTTCGCCCCGGCCGGCGAGCTGGTGCCCGCGGCGCTGTCGCGGCTCAAGAAAGGCGGAACGCTTTCGCTGGCGGATATCTACATGACGCCGATCCCGCAGATGGACTACCAGCAGTGCCTCTTCTTCGAGCGCGACGTGCGGTCGGTGACGGCCAACACGCGCCAGGACGGGCGCGAACTGCTCGCCGAGGCGGCGGCGATCCCCATCCGCCCGCACGTGACGACGTATCCCCTTGCCCAGGCCAACCGCGCCCTGCAGGACCTCAAGTCTGACCGCATCAACGGCACAGGCGTTCTGATCGTGGACTGAAACGATCAAGTTTTAATATCGCCGCGGTCGATGTAACCCATGGCGCTGCTGACGACACCTCGTAGTGGAGTCGGAGATGAACAAGGTGCTGGACATTCTGGCGGCGAT belongs to Planctomycetaceae bacterium and includes:
- a CDS encoding zinc-dependent alcohol dehydrogenase family protein — protein: MVLNAIAPIDSSPLTLTDVSDPQPGRGQVRLRVSCCAICRTDLHVIEGELPQQKLPIIPGHQIVGRVDAMGEGCTQLTLGQRVGVAWLRHTCGQCEFCTSHRENLCGDQRFTGYHEDGGYAELAVIDEDFAYEIPDGFADTQAAPLLCAGIVGYRALKRANLPSGGTLAIYGFGSSAHVIFQIARHRGCRVFVVTRGASHAQLARDMGAAWAGASAADMPENVDSAIVFAPAGELVPAALSRLKKGGTLSLADIYMTPIPQMDYQQCLFFERDVRSVTANTRQDGRELLAEAAAIPIRPHVTTYPLAQANRALQDLKSDRINGTGVLIVD